The window CCGAGCACCGCCCCGACGCCCGCCCGGCGGCCCCGGACGGACCGCTCGGCTGGTCCGGCTACGCCGAGTCCAGGGCGCGCGCCGTCGAGCGCACCGGCGAGGAGGAGTCCGTCCTGTACGGCACGGCCGGGGTCGGCGACCGGGAATGCGTCCTGGTCTCCTTCGAATTCGGCTTCCTGGGAGGCTCGTTGGGCGGCCTCACCGGGGACCGGCTGGAGGCCGCGTACACGCTGGCACGGGAGCGGCGCCTGCCCCTCGTCTCGCTCGTCGCGACCGGGGGCAGCCGGATGCAGGAGGGCATGATCGCCCTGATACAGCTCCAGCGCGTGGCCCGGGCCTCCGCCCTGCTGAGGGCTGCGGGACTGCCGCAGATCGCCGTGCTGCGGGACCCGACGACCGGGGGCGGCTGGGCGACCGTCGGTGCGGGCGCCGACGTGATCCTGGCCCTGCCCGGGGCGCAGATCGGGTTCGCCGGCTCCCGGGTGCGCCCGGCCGACGCCGATCCGTACGCGTACACCGCCGAGGGGCAGTCGGAGGCGGGGGCGGTCGACGCGGTCGTCGCGCCGGACGAGCTGCCCGGCGTGCTGAACCAATGGCTGACCCTGCTGACCGCGACGGTCCCGGCCGAGGCGGCCCCCGTCCCCCGCGCGCTGTCGGCCACCGCGCTGCCCTCGACCGGCTGGGAGGCGGTGGAGCGGGCGCGTTCCGCCGCCCGCCCTCGGGCCGGGGCCTACCTGGACGCGTACTTCGCCTACCGGCTGCCGCTGACCGGCGACCGCTGCGGAGGGACCGACCCCGGTCTGCTCGCCGGTGTCGGCCTGCACGACGGACGCCCGGTGGCGTACGTCGCCCAGTGCGGCACGGCGACCCGCCCGGCGGGCTACCGCACGGCGGCCCGGGTCGTCCGTCTCGCGGACCGGCTCGGCCTCCCGGTGCTGACGCTCGTCGACACACCCGGCGCGGCCAACGACGCCGAGGCGGAACGGGCGGGCGCCGGCGCGGCCATCGCCGACGCCTTCGCGGCGGTGGCCGGGGCCGGGGTGCCCGTGACCACGCTCGTCATCGGCGAGGGCGGTTCGGGCGGCGCACTGGCCCTGGCCGCTCCGGACAGCACCCATGTCACCTCGGACAGCTACTTCTCGGTGATCGCTCCGGAACTGGCGGCGGCGATCCTGAAGCGGGGGCCCGGCGAGGTGCGGTCCACCGCCGACCAGCTGCGGCTGCGCCCCCAGGACCTGGTGGACCTCGGGGTGGCGCGCTCGGTCGTGGGCCCGGCCGACGGCGCCTGACGTCCCCGCGACG is drawn from Streptomyces sp. NBC_00178 and contains these coding sequences:
- a CDS encoding carboxyl transferase domain-containing protein, whose amino-acid sequence is MSARDAVAAVTSRFTEHRPDARPAAPDGPLGWSGYAESRARAVERTGEEESVLYGTAGVGDRECVLVSFEFGFLGGSLGGLTGDRLEAAYTLARERRLPLVSLVATGGSRMQEGMIALIQLQRVARASALLRAAGLPQIAVLRDPTTGGGWATVGAGADVILALPGAQIGFAGSRVRPADADPYAYTAEGQSEAGAVDAVVAPDELPGVLNQWLTLLTATVPAEAAPVPRALSATALPSTGWEAVERARSAARPRAGAYLDAYFAYRLPLTGDRCGGTDPGLLAGVGLHDGRPVAYVAQCGTATRPAGYRTAARVVRLADRLGLPVLTLVDTPGAANDAEAERAGAGAAIADAFAAVAGAGVPVTTLVIGEGGSGGALALAAPDSTHVTSDSYFSVIAPELAAAILKRGPGEVRSTADQLRLRPQDLVDLGVARSVVGPADGA